In Helicobacter pylori, the following are encoded in one genomic region:
- a CDS encoding UDP-2,3-diacylglucosamine diphosphatase — protein MLETYALKNGAVFISDAHFLPKSPHLIHTLQELLSAKPPQVFFMGDIFHVLVGYLPLDKEQQKIIDLIHALSEISQVFYFEGNHDFSMRFVFNSKVVVFERQNQPALFQYDNKRFLLAHGDLFITKAYEFYITQLTSTWARFFLTFLNFASFKTLYPFLKKRIYQKPVRLWELEPKELKTFIEKRLKAYQNYIKDLNLDSIDGIIEGHFHLKSGVKIPLNAPIYCPLPSFYYEQSLFKVSSSVLEPSQNKDA, from the coding sequence ATGCTAGAAACTTATGCGCTTAAAAATGGGGCTGTTTTTATCTCTGATGCGCATTTTTTGCCTAAAAGCCCTCATTTAATCCATACGCTTCAAGAACTTTTAAGCGCCAAACCCCCACAAGTCTTTTTCATGGGCGATATTTTCCATGTTCTTGTGGGCTATTTGCCTCTAGATAAAGAGCAGCAAAAAATCATTGATTTAATCCATGCGTTAAGCGAAATTTCACAAGTCTTTTATTTTGAAGGCAACCATGATTTTTCCATGCGTTTTGTATTCAATTCCAAAGTGGTAGTTTTTGAGCGCCAAAACCAACCCGCATTATTCCAATACGATAACAAACGCTTTTTACTAGCCCATGGGGATTTATTCATCACTAAGGCGTATGAATTTTACATCACGCAGCTCACTTCCACTTGGGCTAGATTTTTTCTAACTTTTTTAAATTTTGCGAGTTTTAAAACCTTATACCCCTTTTTGAAAAAACGCATCTATCAAAAACCCGTCCGTCTTTGGGAATTAGAGCCAAAAGAATTAAAAACCTTTATTGAAAAGCGCCTAAAAGCCTATCAAAACTATATTAAAGATCTTAACCTTGATAGCATTGATGGCATTATAGAGGGGCATTTTCATCTCAAAAGCGGTGTAAAAATCCCTTTGAATGCGCCGATTTATTGCCCACTGCCCTCCTTTTATTACGAACAAAGCCTTTTTAAGGTATCATCAAGCGTTTTAGAACCATCTCAAAATAAGGACGCCTAA
- a CDS encoding 30S ribosomal protein S1 — protein MSKIPDDQNFNDEEENFAELLKKEETLEKGTIKEGLIVSINENDGYAMVSVGGKTEGRLALSEITDEKGQLLYQKNDPIIVHVSEKGEHPSVSYKKAISQQKIQAKIEELGENYENAIIEGKIVGKNKGGYIVESQGVEYFLSRSHSSLKNDANHIGKRIKACIIRVDKENHSINISRKRFFEVNDKRQLEVSKELLEATEPVLGVVRQITPFGIFVEVKGVEGLVHYSEISHKGPVNPEKYYKEGDEVCVKAIAYDEEKRRLSLSIKATIEDPWEEIQDKLKPGYAIKVVVSNIENYGAFVDIGNDIEGFLHVSEISWDKNVSHPSKYLSVGQEIDVKIIDIDPKNRRLRVSLKQLTNKPFDVFESKHQVGDVLEGKVATLTDFGAFLNLGGVDGLLHNHDAFWDKDKKCKDHYKIGDVIKVKILKINKKDKKISLSAKHLVTSPTEEFAQKHKTDSVIQGKVVSIKDFGVFINADGIDVLIKNEDLSPLKKDEIKIGQEITCVVVAIEKSNNKVRASVHRLERKKEKEELQAFNTSDDKMTLGDILKEKL, from the coding sequence ATGAGCAAGATACCAGATGATCAGAACTTTAATGACGAGGAGGAAAACTTCGCAGAACTCTTAAAAAAAGAAGAAACCCTAGAAAAAGGCACTATCAAAGAAGGGCTAATCGTTTCCATCAATGAGAATGATGGTTATGCCATGGTGAGCGTGGGCGGTAAGACAGAAGGCCGTTTGGCTTTGAGCGAGATCACCGATGAAAAGGGGCAGTTGCTGTATCAAAAAAATGACCCCATTATCGTGCATGTGTCCGAAAAAGGTGAACACCCTAGCGTTTCCTACAAAAAGGCCATTTCCCAACAAAAGATTCAAGCCAAAATTGAAGAATTGGGCGAAAACTATGAAAACGCCATTATTGAAGGCAAGATTGTAGGCAAGAATAAAGGGGGTTATATCGTGGAGTCTCAAGGCGTGGAGTATTTTCTCTCCCGCTCGCACTCTTCTTTAAAGAATGACGCAAACCATATCGGCAAACGCATTAAAGCGTGCATCATTCGTGTGGATAAGGAAAACCATTCTATCAATATTTCTCGCAAACGATTCTTTGAAGTCAATGACAAACGACAGCTTGAAGTTTCTAAAGAATTGTTAGAAGCTACAGAGCCGGTGTTAGGGGTTGTGCGCCAGATCACCCCTTTTGGTATTTTTGTAGAAGTTAAGGGAGTTGAGGGTTTAGTCCATTATTCTGAAATCAGCCATAAAGGACCAGTAAACCCTGAAAAATACTACAAAGAGGGCGATGAAGTCTGTGTCAAAGCCATCGCTTATGATGAAGAAAAAAGACGCCTTTCACTCTCCATAAAAGCGACCATAGAAGACCCATGGGAAGAGATCCAAGACAAGCTAAAACCCGGATACGCCATTAAGGTGGTGGTGAGCAATATTGAAAATTATGGGGCGTTTGTGGATATTGGTAATGATATTGAAGGCTTTTTGCATGTTTCTGAAATCTCTTGGGATAAAAATGTCAGCCACCCTAGCAAGTATTTGAGCGTGGGGCAAGAGATTGATGTGAAAATTATTGACATTGATCCAAAAAATCGCCGTTTAAGGGTTTCTTTAAAACAACTCACTAACAAGCCTTTTGATGTTTTTGAATCTAAACACCAAGTGGGGGATGTTTTAGAAGGCAAAGTAGCGACTTTAACGGATTTTGGGGCGTTTTTGAATCTGGGTGGGGTGGATGGTTTGCTCCACAATCACGACGCTTTTTGGGATAAAGATAAAAAATGCAAAGACCACTATAAAATTGGCGATGTGATCAAAGTAAAAATCCTTAAAATCAACAAAAAAGATAAAAAGATTTCTTTGAGCGCGAAACACCTAGTTACTTCCCCTACAGAAGAATTCGCTCAAAAACATAAAACAGACAGCGTGATTCAAGGCAAAGTAGTGAGTATTAAGGATTTTGGCGTCTTCATTAACGCTGATGGCATTGATGTGCTGATTAAAAATGAAGATTTGAGCCCCTTGAAAAAAGATGAAATCAAAATAGGGCAAGAAATCACATGCGTGGTGGTTGCGATTGAAAAATCTAACAACAAGGTGCGTGCTTCTGTGCATAGGTTAGAACGCAAAAAAGAAAAAGAAGAATTGCAAGCTTTTAACACGAGCGATGATAAAATGACTTTAGGGGATATTCTTAAAGAAAAACTCTAA
- the pheT gene encoding phenylalanine--tRNA ligase subunit beta, translating to MKLSVNDLNVFVNTPKDIAKLCEDLSCLGLEVESCIPCIAPKNVVVGKVLEKAPHKNAEKLSVCQVDVGKEVLPIVCGAKNVAPNQFAPVALNGALIGSTTIAKTELRGVESHGMICSSAELGFPKINDGILELDESVGELVLGKELNEYAPFNTHVLEISLTPNRGDCLSVLGIAREISAFYHTPLKPIKALNFTPKSDLITLSVGKNIESHLAYYLICNHSLKTPLNIKLSLAHNNALSENDLNNFIEFSAHFSGVIMNAYSLNKTPMDLSVKNDENNLESVYINHQKRSTIAIKHQDQKDLSECLLLEASYIDPISLSLKLHALKDKTLQKDNALIYRSARGSNPNLSDGLNFLSAHLKATILESIQTEYSLKDRALTFQLEDITEILGLAVEKEKIQSILKNLGFKVSVKEPNSKPQILEVIAPNFRHDIKTIQDIAEEILRFVGIDNLASKPLNCVSSKNSNPHYDTHRFFENLKHKALACGFKEVIHYVFYSKEKQQKLGFEVLEDLLELQNPITTELNTLRTSLVCGLLDASLRNKNLGFKSIALYEKGSVYNAKREEIQKLGFLVSGLQKKESYPDAKGKAWDFYSFAECVSKVIGDFSLEKLTAQTPINHPYQSAKIIQNNENIGVIAKIHPKVIQELDLFESYYAEIDASKLKRPAMLLKPFSIYPSSVRDLTLIIDENTAFSKIKKALKDAQIPNLSEILPLDIFKESDNTIALSVRCVIHSLKKTLNDEEVNSAVQKALEILEKEFNARLKG from the coding sequence ATGAAACTGAGCGTCAATGATTTGAATGTTTTTGTCAATACGCCTAAAGATATAGCCAAACTCTGTGAGGATTTGAGCTGCTTAGGTTTAGAAGTGGAAAGCTGTATCCCTTGTATCGCTCCTAAAAATGTGGTTGTGGGTAAGGTTTTAGAAAAAGCCCCCCACAAAAACGCCGAAAAACTCAGCGTGTGTCAAGTGGATGTGGGTAAAGAAGTGTTGCCAATCGTGTGTGGGGCTAAAAATGTCGCGCCAAACCAATTTGCGCCAGTCGCTTTAAACGGGGCGTTAATCGGCTCAACCACAATCGCTAAAACGGAGCTTAGGGGGGTTGAAAGCCATGGCATGATTTGCTCTAGTGCTGAATTAGGCTTCCCTAAAATCAATGATGGCATCTTGGAATTAGATGAGAGCGTTGGGGAGTTGGTTTTGGGGAAAGAATTAAACGAATACGCCCCTTTCAACACGCATGTTTTAGAAATTTCATTGACCCCCAATCGTGGGGATTGCTTGAGCGTTTTAGGTATTGCTAGAGAAATTAGCGCCTTTTATCACACGCCCCTAAAACCCATTAAGGCTTTAAATTTTACACCCAAAAGCGATTTGATCACGCTTAGCGTGGGTAAAAATATTGAATCGCATCTGGCTTATTATTTGATTTGCAACCATTCTTTAAAAACCCCTTTAAATATCAAACTTTCGCTCGCTCACAATAATGCCTTAAGCGAAAACGACCTAAACAATTTCATAGAATTTAGCGCACATTTTAGTGGGGTAATAATGAACGCTTATAGCCTGAATAAAACCCCTATGGATTTGAGCGTGAAAAACGATGAAAATAATCTTGAAAGCGTTTATATCAACCATCAAAAACGCTCCACGATCGCTATCAAGCATCAAGATCAAAAAGATTTGAGCGAGTGTTTGCTTTTAGAGGCGAGTTATATTGATCCGATTAGCCTGTCTTTAAAATTACACGCTCTAAAAGATAAAACGCTTCAAAAAGACAACGCCCTTATTTATAGGAGCGCTAGGGGGAGTAACCCTAATCTATCAGACGGCTTGAATTTTTTAAGCGCTCATTTGAAAGCCACGATTTTAGAAAGCATACAAACTGAGTATTCTTTAAAGGATCGTGCCCTTACATTCCAACTTGAAGACATTACCGAAATTTTGGGGCTTGCTGTAGAGAAAGAAAAAATTCAAAGCATTTTAAAAAATTTAGGCTTTAAAGTCAGCGTAAAAGAGCCAAACTCAAAACCCCAAATTTTAGAGGTTATTGCACCAAATTTCAGGCATGACATTAAAACGATCCAAGATATTGCTGAAGAAATTTTGCGCTTTGTAGGGATTGATAATCTAGCCTCAAAGCCCCTTAATTGTGTTAGTAGCAAAAATTCAAACCCCCATTATGACACGCACCGCTTTTTTGAAAACCTTAAACACAAGGCTCTCGCTTGCGGTTTTAAAGAAGTCATTCATTACGTGTTTTATTCTAAAGAAAAACAGCAAAAACTAGGCTTTGAAGTTTTAGAAGATCTCCTAGAATTACAAAACCCTATCACAACGGAGTTAAACACCCTGAGAACGAGCCTTGTTTGCGGGCTTTTAGACGCTAGTTTAAGGAATAAAAATTTAGGGTTTAAAAGCATCGCCCTTTATGAAAAAGGGAGCGTGTATAACGCTAAAAGAGAAGAGATCCAAAAACTAGGCTTTTTAGTAAGCGGCTTACAAAAAAAAGAAAGCTACCCTGACGCTAAGGGCAAGGCTTGGGATTTTTATTCTTTCGCTGAATGCGTTTCAAAAGTTATAGGGGATTTTAGCCTGGAAAAACTAACCGCTCAAACCCCCATTAACCACCCCTACCAGAGCGCTAAAATCATTCAAAACAATGAAAACATAGGCGTAATCGCTAAAATCCACCCTAAAGTGATCCAGGAATTAGATTTGTTTGAAAGCTATTACGCTGAGATAGATGCTTCTAAACTCAAACGCCCCGCCATGCTATTAAAACCCTTTAGCATTTACCCTAGCAGTGTGAGGGATTTGACTCTCATCATTGATGAAAACACCGCTTTTAGCAAGATTAAAAAAGCCCTAAAAGACGCTCAAATCCCTAATTTAAGCGAGATTCTACCCCTTGATATTTTTAAAGAAAGCGATAACACCATAGCCTTAAGCGTGCGTTGTGTGATCCATTCTTTAAAAAAAACCCTGAACGATGAAGAGGTCAATTCAGCCGTGCAAAAAGCGCTTGAAATTTTAGAAAAAGAATTTAACGCCCGCCTTAAAGGGTAA
- the aroA gene encoding 3-phosphoshikimate 1-carboxyvinyltransferase yields MIELDINASDKSLSHRAVIFSLLAQKPCFVRNFLMGEDCLSSLEIAQNLGAKVENTAKNSFKITPPTTIKEPSKILNCNNSGTSMRLYSGLLSAQKGLFVLSGDNSLNARPMKRIIEPLKAFGAKILGREDNHFAPLVILGSPLKACHYESPIASAQVKSAFILSALQAQGASAYKESELSRNHTEIMLKSLGAKIHNQDGVLTISPLEKPLEAFDFTIANDPSSAFFFALACAITPKSRLLLKNVLLNPTRIEAFEVLKKMGASIEYAIQSKDLEIIGDIYIEHAPLKAISIDQNIASLIDEIPALSIAMLFAKGKSMVKNAKDLRAKESDRIKAVVSNFKALGIECEEFEDGFYIEGLEDISPLKQHFSRIKPPLIKSFNDHRIAMSFAVLTLALPLEIDNLECANISFPQFKHLLNQFKKGSLNGN; encoded by the coding sequence GTGATAGAGCTTGACATTAACGCTAGCGATAAATCGCTCTCACACAGAGCCGTTATTTTTAGCCTACTCGCTCAAAAGCCTTGTTTCGTGCGGAATTTTTTAATGGGAGAAGATTGTTTAAGCTCTTTGGAAATCGCTCAAAATTTAGGGGCTAAAGTGGAAAATACCGCAAAAAATTCTTTTAAAATCACACCCCCAACGACTATAAAAGAGCCCAGTAAGATTTTAAATTGCAACAATTCTGGCACCAGTATGCGTTTATACAGTGGGCTTTTAAGCGCTCAAAAAGGCCTTTTTGTTTTAAGCGGGGACAATTCCTTAAACGCACGCCCCATGAAAAGAATCATTGAGCCTTTGAAAGCTTTTGGAGCAAAAATTTTAGGGAGAGAGGATAACCATTTCGCCCCCTTAGTGATCTTAGGGAGTCCTTTAAAAGCTTGCCATTATGAAAGCCCTATCGCTTCAGCTCAAGTCAAAAGCGCTTTTATTTTAAGCGCTTTGCAAGCTCAAGGCGCAAGCGCTTATAAAGAAAGCGAGCTTAGCCGTAACCACACAGAAATCATGCTTAAAAGTTTGGGAGCTAAGATTCACAATCAAGACGGCGTTTTAACAATTTCACCCCTAGAAAAACCCCTAGAAGCTTTTGATTTTACGATAGCTAATGATCCGTCTAGCGCGTTTTTTTTCGCCCTCGCTTGCGCGATTACACCAAAAAGCCGCCTTCTTTTAAAAAATGTCTTGCTCAACCCCACTCGCATAGAAGCTTTTGAAGTGTTAAAAAAAATGGGCGCTTCCATAGAGTATGCGATTCAATCCAAAGATTTAGAAATTATTGGCGATATTTACATAGAGCATGCCCCTTTAAAAGCGATCAGTATTGATCAAAATATCGCCAGTCTTATTGATGAAATCCCCGCTTTGAGTATCGCTATGCTTTTTGCAAAAGGCAAAAGCATGGTTAAAAACGCTAAAGATTTACGGGCTAAAGAAAGCGATAGGATTAAAGCGGTTGTTTCTAATTTCAAAGCTTTAGGGATTGAGTGCGAAGAGTTTGAAGACGGGTTTTATATAGAGGGATTAGAAGATATAAGCCCATTAAAACAGCATTTTTCTAGGATTAAACCCCCCCTTATCAAAAGCTTCAATGATCACAGGATTGCGATGAGTTTTGCTGTTTTAACTTTAGCGTTGCCTTTAGAAATTGATAATTTAGAATGCGCAAACATTTCTTTCCCGCAATTCAAACACCTACTCAATCAATTCAAAAAAGGGAGTCTTAATGGAAATTAA
- a CDS encoding 4-hydroxy-3-methylbut-2-enyl diphosphate reductase, which yields MEIKMAKDYGFCFGVKRAIQIAEKNQNSLIFGSLIHNAKEINRLEKNFNVKIEEDPKKIPKNKSVIIRTHGIPKQDLEYLKNKGVKITDATCPYVIKPQQIVESMSKEGYQIVLFGDINHPEVKGVISYATNQALVINSLEELQEKKLQRKVALVSQTTKQTPKLLQIASYLVERCTEVRIFNTICNATSYNQKAALDLSKEVDIMIVVGGKTSSNTKQLLSIAKQHCEDSYLVEDENELELAWFKDKKLCGITAGASTPDWIIENVKQKISTI from the coding sequence ATGGAAATTAAAATGGCTAAGGATTATGGTTTTTGTTTTGGCGTCAAAAGAGCGATACAAATCGCTGAAAAAAATCAAAACAGCTTGATTTTTGGCTCGCTCATTCATAACGCTAAAGAAATCAATCGTTTGGAAAAAAACTTCAATGTGAAAATTGAAGAAGATCCTAAAAAAATCCCTAAAAATAAAAGCGTGATCATAAGAACCCATGGCATTCCTAAGCAGGATTTAGAATACTTGAAAAATAAGGGGGTCAAAATCACTGATGCGACTTGCCCGTATGTGATCAAGCCTCAACAGATTGTGGAATCCATGAGCAAAGAAGGGTATCAAATCGTGCTTTTTGGAGATATTAACCACCCTGAAGTCAAGGGCGTGATAAGCTATGCCACTAACCAAGCTCTAGTCATCAATTCGTTAGAAGAGTTGCAAGAAAAAAAGCTCCAACGAAAAGTGGCTTTAGTTTCTCAAACCACCAAACAGACCCCAAAACTCTTGCAAATCGCTTCCTATTTGGTGGAAAGATGCACTGAAGTGCGTATTTTTAACACGATTTGTAACGCAACTTCTTACAACCAAAAAGCCGCTTTGGATCTGAGTAAGGAAGTGGATATTATGATAGTCGTGGGCGGTAAAACTTCTTCAAACACCAAACAGCTCTTAAGCATCGCCAAACAGCATTGTGAAGACAGCTACTTGGTAGAAGATGAAAACGAATTAGAGTTAGCGTGGTTTAAGGATAAAAAATTGTGCGGGATTACCGCTGGGGCTTCCACGCCGGATTGGATTATAGAAAATGTCAAGCAAAAAATCAGCACGATTTAA
- a CDS encoding YggS family pyridoxal phosphate-dependent enzyme: MLDYRQKIDTLIAKIEKARIAYSRHHIVKIVAVSKNASPEAIQHYYNCSQRAFGENKVQDLKTKMHSLEHLPLEWHMIGSLQENKINALLSLKPTLLHSLDSLKLALKIEKRCEILGVNLNALLQVNSAYEKSKSGVVPEEALETYSQISETCKHLKLKGLMCIGAHADDEKKIEKSFITTKKLFDQIKNASVLSMGMSDDFELAIACGANLLRIGSFLFKE, translated from the coding sequence ATGTTAGATTACCGCCAAAAAATTGATACCCTCATCGCCAAAATAGAAAAGGCTCGCATCGCCTATTCAAGGCACCATATTGTCAAAATCGTGGCTGTTTCAAAAAACGCTTCCCCAGAAGCTATCCAACATTACTACAACTGCTCTCAAAGGGCTTTTGGAGAAAATAAAGTTCAAGATTTAAAAACTAAAATGCATTCTTTAGAGCATTTGCCCCTTGAATGGCACATGATAGGCTCTTTACAAGAAAATAAAATCAATGCGCTTTTGAGTTTAAAACCCACCCTTTTGCATTCTTTAGACTCTTTAAAACTCGCCCTAAAAATAGAAAAGCGTTGCGAAATATTGGGCGTCAATTTAAACGCTCTTTTACAGGTTAATAGCGCGTATGAGAAAAGTAAAAGCGGGGTGGTGCCTGAAGAAGCGCTAGAAACTTATTCTCAAATCAGTGAAACTTGTAAGCACCTCAAGCTTAAGGGGCTGATGTGTATAGGGGCTCATGCTGATGATGAAAAGAAAATTGAAAAATCCTTTATCACCACCAAAAAGCTTTTTGACCAAATAAAAAATGCGAGCGTTCTTTCAATGGGCATGAGTGATGATTTTGAATTAGCGATTGCTTGCGGGGCGAATCTTTTAAGGATTGGCTCTTTTTTATTCAAAGAGTAA
- the cheV3 gene encoding chemotaxis protein CheV3, producing the protein MAEKTANDLKLSEIELVDFRIYGMQEGVPYEGIYGINVAKVQEIIPMPTLFEYPTNLDYIIGVFDLRSTIIPLIDLAKWIGIVPDKSKENEKIVIITEFNNVKMGFLVHSARRIRRISWKDVEPASFSASNSINKENITGTTRIENDKTLLILDLESILDDLKLNEDAKNTKDTPKERFEGEVLFLDDSRTARKTLKNHLSKLGFSITEAVDGEDGLNKLEMLFKKYGDDLRKHLKFIISDVEMPKMDGYHFLFKLQKDPRFAYIPVIFNSSICDNYSAERAKEMGAVAYLVKFDAEKFTEEISKILDKNA; encoded by the coding sequence ATGGCAGAAAAAACAGCTAACGATTTAAAACTAAGCGAGATAGAACTCGTGGATTTTCGTATTTATGGCATGCAAGAGGGCGTCCCTTATGAGGGGATTTATGGCATTAATGTGGCTAAAGTCCAAGAAATCATCCCCATGCCCACCCTTTTTGAATACCCCACGAATTTGGATTACATCATCGGCGTGTTTGATTTGCGCTCCACGATCATTCCGCTTATAGACTTGGCTAAATGGATAGGGATTGTCCCAGATAAAAGCAAGGAAAACGAAAAAATCGTCATTATCACTGAATTTAACAATGTTAAAATGGGCTTTTTAGTCCATTCGGCTAGGCGTATCAGGCGCATTAGTTGGAAAGATGTGGAGCCTGCATCCTTTAGCGCCTCTAATAGCATCAATAAAGAAAATATCACCGGCACGACACGCATTGAAAACGACAAAACCCTACTTATTTTGGATTTAGAAAGCATTTTAGACGATTTAAAACTTAATGAAGACGCCAAAAACACTAAAGACACCCCTAAAGAGCGTTTTGAAGGCGAAGTATTATTTTTAGACGATAGCAGAACGGCGAGAAAAACCTTAAAAAACCATTTGAGCAAATTGGGTTTTAGCATCACGGAAGCTGTGGATGGGGAAGACGGGCTGAACAAATTAGAAATGTTGTTCAAAAAATATGGGGACGATTTGAGAAAACATTTAAAATTCATTATTTCAGATGTTGAAATGCCTAAAATGGATGGCTATCATTTCTTATTCAAGCTCCAAAAAGACCCCAGGTTCGCTTATATTCCTGTGATTTTTAATTCTTCTATTTGCGACAATTATAGCGCTGAAAGGGCTAAAGAAATGGGGGCTGTGGCGTATTTAGTCAAGTTTGACGCAGAAAAATTCACCGAAGAAATTTCTAAGATTTTAGACAAGAATGCGTAA
- the serA gene encoding phosphoglycerate dehydrogenase — protein sequence MYQVAICDPIHAKGIQILEAQKDIVLHDYSKCPKKELLEKLIPMDALITRSMTPITSDFLKPLTHLKSIVRAGVGVDNIDLESCSQKGIVVMNIPTANTIAAVELTMAHLINAVRSFPCANDQIKHQRLWKREDWYGTELKNKKLGIIGFGNIGSRVGIRAKAFEMEVLAYDPYIPSSKATDLGVIYTKNFEDILQCDAITIHTPKNKETINMIGAKEIERMKKGVILINCARGGLYNEDALYEALETKKVRWLGIDVFSKEPGIHNKLLDLPNVYATPHIGANTLESQEEISKQAAQGVMESLRGSSHPHALNLPMQAFDASAKAYLNLAQKLGYFSSQIHKGVCQKIELSLCGEINQFKDALVAFTLVGVLKPVVGDKINYINAPFVAKERGIEIKVSLKESASPYKNMLSLTLNAANGAISVSGTVFEEDILKLTEIDGFHIDIEPKGKMLLFRNTDIPGVIGSVGNAFARHGINIADFRLGRNTQKEALALIIVDEEVSLEVLEELKNIPACLSVHYVVI from the coding sequence ATGTATCAAGTAGCCATTTGCGACCCCATTCATGCTAAAGGCATTCAAATCTTAGAAGCCCAAAAAGACATTGTCTTGCATGATTATTCCAAATGCCCCAAAAAGGAGCTTTTAGAGAAACTCATCCCCATGGATGCGCTCATCACTCGCAGCATGACCCCTATCACAAGCGATTTTTTAAAGCCCTTAACCCACTTAAAGTCCATTGTAAGAGCGGGTGTGGGAGTAGATAATATTGATTTAGAAAGTTGCTCTCAAAAAGGGATTGTCGTGATGAATATCCCTACCGCTAACACGATTGCCGCTGTGGAATTGACGATGGCGCATTTGATCAATGCGGTGCGTTCATTCCCTTGCGCGAACGATCAAATCAAACACCAAAGGTTATGGAAAAGAGAAGATTGGTATGGCACGGAATTGAAAAATAAAAAACTAGGAATCATTGGTTTTGGGAATATTGGCTCTAGGGTGGGCATTAGAGCAAAAGCTTTTGAAATGGAGGTTCTAGCCTATGATCCTTATATCCCTTCTTCAAAAGCCACTGATTTAGGGGTCATTTACACAAAAAATTTTGAAGATATTTTGCAGTGCGATGCGATCACTATCCACACCCCTAAAAATAAAGAAACCATTAACATGATAGGCGCTAAAGAGATCGAACGCATGAAAAAAGGGGTTATTTTGATCAATTGTGCTAGAGGGGGGCTTTATAATGAAGACGCTCTTTATGAAGCTTTAGAAACTAAAAAAGTGCGTTGGCTTGGCATTGATGTCTTTTCTAAAGAGCCTGGCATTCATAACAAGCTTTTAGACTTGCCTAATGTTTATGCGACCCCCCATATTGGCGCAAACACTTTAGAATCCCAAGAAGAAATTTCCAAACAAGCCGCTCAAGGGGTTATGGAATCTTTAAGGGGTTCAAGCCACCCGCATGCTTTGAATTTACCCATGCAAGCTTTTGATGCGAGTGCAAAAGCCTACTTGAATTTAGCGCAAAAACTGGGTTATTTTTCCAGTCAAATCCATAAAGGCGTGTGCCAAAAAATTGAGCTCAGTCTTTGTGGGGAGATCAACCAGTTCAAAGACGCCCTTGTCGCTTTTACGCTAGTAGGGGTGTTAAAACCTGTTGTAGGGGATAAAATCAATTACATTAACGCCCCCTTTGTGGCTAAAGAAAGAGGCATTGAGATCAAGGTTAGCCTTAAAGAAAGCGCTTCGCCCTATAAAAACATGCTCTCTTTAACTTTAAATGCAGCTAATGGCGCAATCAGCGTGAGCGGCACGGTGTTTGAAGAAGATATTTTAAAACTCACTGAGATTGATGGGTTTCATATTGATATAGAGCCAAAAGGTAAAATGCTTCTATTTAGGAATACGGATATTCCAGGCGTTATTGGGAGTGTGGGGAATGCGTTCGCTAGGCATGGCATTAATATCGCTGATTTTCGTTTGGGGCGCAACACGCAAAAAGAAGCTTTAGCACTCATTATTGTAGATGAAGAAGTTTCTTTAGAAGTTTTAGAAGAGCTTAAAAACATTCCTGCATGCTTAAGCGTTCATTATGTGGTTATTTAA